Proteins from a genomic interval of Youhaiella tibetensis:
- a CDS encoding hydantoinase B/oxoprolinase family protein, translating into MTDTINDPITLEIIQNSLQATADEMFAAMRKTAMSSVIYEVLDMGTGIVDAEGRLASSGAGIPSFVGVLDKAVQVIVAKFNKPGDIQPGDVFTTNDPYYGGVTHLNDIVVAMPVFADGKLIAWTANIAHNADIGGKSPGSLSADATEIFQEGLRLPAIKLVSKGEPIAAVFDIITVNSRTPDFLEGDIWAAIASVRIGARRLTDLANKYGVATFEKAMGSFMDFGEKVSLRELAKLPHGTFELTEEQDDGRFYNVKVTISDTEFIVDLRDNPDQDVGPTNTSRDGAIICAQIIFKSLTDPESPANEGSFRPIKVLTREGSVFHAKEPSPIGFYFETEVRVYDLIWRCLANVIPERLPAGHFSSICGTFIGGPHPDTGRHYTIVEPELGGWGASRGKDGNSAIFSGFHGETYNCPAEISEARNGLFVDRMELNTEPGGEGQWVGGHGIVMDYRVRADGSFLTAGYTRSRILPWALDGGNEGSPNYVRVFRKDGSSERYAFVSNLTVNKDDVIRIVTGTGGGLGDPRLRDKSAVAEDLKNGFITPERAREVYGV; encoded by the coding sequence ATGACTGACACCATCAACGATCCGATCACCCTGGAAATCATCCAGAACTCGCTGCAGGCGACGGCCGACGAAATGTTCGCGGCCATGCGCAAGACGGCGATGAGCTCGGTCATCTACGAAGTGCTCGATATGGGCACGGGCATTGTCGACGCCGAGGGCCGGCTGGCTTCCTCGGGCGCGGGCATTCCCTCGTTCGTGGGCGTGCTCGACAAGGCCGTGCAGGTGATCGTGGCCAAGTTCAACAAGCCGGGCGATATCCAGCCGGGCGACGTGTTCACCACCAACGATCCCTATTACGGCGGCGTGACCCACCTCAACGACATCGTCGTGGCCATGCCCGTGTTTGCCGACGGCAAGCTCATCGCCTGGACCGCCAATATCGCGCACAACGCTGATATCGGCGGCAAGTCGCCGGGTTCGCTCTCGGCGGACGCGACGGAAATTTTCCAGGAGGGCCTGCGCCTGCCGGCCATCAAGCTGGTGTCGAAGGGCGAGCCCATCGCGGCGGTATTCGACATCATCACCGTCAATTCGCGCACACCCGATTTCCTCGAGGGCGACATCTGGGCGGCCATCGCCTCGGTGCGTATCGGCGCCAGGCGCCTTACCGATCTCGCCAACAAGTACGGCGTCGCCACCTTCGAGAAGGCGATGGGCTCGTTCATGGATTTCGGCGAGAAGGTGTCGCTGCGCGAGCTGGCCAAGCTCCCGCACGGTACGTTCGAACTCACCGAAGAGCAGGACGACGGGCGCTTCTACAACGTCAAGGTCACGATCTCGGATACCGAGTTCATCGTCGACCTGCGCGACAACCCCGACCAGGATGTCGGCCCGACCAATACCAGCCGCGACGGCGCGATCATCTGCGCGCAGATCATCTTCAAGTCGCTGACGGACCCGGAATCCCCGGCCAATGAAGGCTCGTTCCGCCCGATCAAGGTGCTGACCCGCGAAGGCTCGGTGTTCCACGCCAAGGAGCCGTCGCCGATCGGGTTCTATTTCGAGACCGAGGTTCGGGTCTACGACCTCATCTGGCGGTGTCTGGCCAACGTCATCCCAGAGCGGCTGCCGGCAGGGCATTTCTCGTCCATCTGCGGCACCTTCATCGGTGGCCCGCATCCGGATACCGGCCGGCATTACACCATCGTCGAGCCGGAACTCGGCGGCTGGGGCGCCAGCCGCGGCAAGGACGGCAACTCGGCCATCTTCTCGGGTTTCCACGGCGAGACCTACAATTGCCCGGCGGAAATCTCGGAGGCCCGCAACGGACTTTTCGTCGACCGCATGGAGCTCAATACCGAGCCCGGCGGCGAGGGGCAGTGGGTCGGCGGCCATGGCATCGTCATGGATTACCGCGTGCGCGCGGACGGCTCGTTCCTGACCGCCGGCTACACGCGCTCCAGGATCCTTCCGTGGGCGCTGGACGGCGGCAACGAGGGCTCGCCCAACTATGTCCGCGTCTTCCGCAAGGATGGCAGCTCGGAGCGCTATGCGTTCGTCTCGAACCTGACGGTCAACAAGGACGACGTGATTCGCATCGTCACCGGCACCGGCGGCGGCCTCGGCGATCCCAGGCTGCGCGACAAGTCGGCAGTGGCAGAGGATCTCAAGAACGGGTTTATCACCCCCGAGCGGGCCAGGGAGGTCTACGGGGTCTAG
- a CDS encoding GlsB/YeaQ/YmgE family stress response membrane protein has translation MDLTSLLIVLVVGGIAGWVAGLIVKGSGFGIIGDIVIGIVGGILAGWLLPLLGISFGGIVGSIIASIIGAVILLLIIRVIRRAT, from the coding sequence ATGGATTTGACTTCACTTCTTATCGTGCTGGTCGTGGGTGGCATCGCCGGCTGGGTAGCCGGTCTGATCGTCAAGGGTTCCGGGTTCGGCATCATCGGTGACATCGTGATCGGTATCGTGGGCGGTATCCTTGCCGGTTGGCTGCTTCCGTTGCTGGGCATCAGTTTCGGCGGGATCGTGGGCTCGATCATCGCCTCGATTATTGGCGCGGTCATCCTCCTGCTGATCATCCGCGTCATCCGTCGCGCCACCTGA